The [Eubacterium] siraeum genome contains a region encoding:
- a CDS encoding thioester domain-containing protein, with translation MKNKLRKMLSLVLAVVIAMSAISVNTLAATRMNIANGSNQKLYVDWYGYSYNFNGRLNTSTYGQIIKLNVGSSTGQVAYCIQSSKDAWTGDYTAQDYYDDLSRAQKLNLKHALIYGYQGTTNYGYNADTERIATQIVIWNICDGWFNNFAESTAVGIFTEGMSSSMATNVKACYNKIKEQMLSHTTIPSYAVGKKDTPTKQKMTTNSDGTFTITLTDSKNVSKYYDWQTAIKKYSYLSIITDTEGKLVIKSTKPIPSGSAITLTAKRNCSKYQNNIVDVAPMYMISGSGSQTSATFVQDYDPSEAKIAIYSDSLGTAQIKKVWQHNNDNSSTKADNSDIYFTVKNSSGVAVKATGSAGSYTYSASGSVSQFKLNSSNTFLVKSLPAGTYTVSEYGKNSDGSIPYYTRTSGASKTVTVTAGGTGTVTYAV, from the coding sequence ATGAAAAACAAACTCAGAAAAATGTTGAGCTTAGTTTTAGCTGTCGTTATTGCTATGTCGGCAATAAGTGTAAATACGCTTGCGGCTACAAGAATGAATATCGCAAACGGCTCAAATCAGAAGTTATATGTTGACTGGTACGGTTATTCATATAACTTCAACGGCAGACTGAACACAAGCACATACGGACAGATAATCAAGCTCAATGTTGGTAGCTCAACAGGACAGGTAGCGTATTGTATTCAGTCCTCAAAGGATGCGTGGACAGGTGATTATACCGCTCAGGATTATTACGATGATTTATCAAGAGCGCAGAAACTAAATCTCAAGCACGCACTTATTTATGGTTATCAGGGTACAACAAACTATGGCTACAACGCTGATACTGAACGTATCGCAACGCAGATTGTCATCTGGAATATCTGTGACGGTTGGTTCAACAACTTTGCCGAAAGCACGGCTGTCGGTATATTCACCGAGGGTATGTCAAGCTCTATGGCTACAAATGTCAAGGCTTGCTATAACAAGATCAAAGAGCAGATGTTAAGCCATACGACAATTCCGTCATACGCAGTAGGTAAAAAAGATACGCCAACAAAGCAGAAAATGACGACTAACAGCGATGGAACATTCACAATAACGCTGACTGATAGTAAAAATGTGTCTAAGTATTATGACTGGCAGACGGCAATTAAAAAATACAGCTATCTTTCGATAATTACAGACACCGAAGGAAAGCTCGTTATAAAGTCAACAAAGCCTATACCATCCGGCTCGGCTATAACGCTTACAGCTAAACGTAATTGCAGTAAGTATCAGAATAATATTGTTGATGTTGCACCGATGTATATGATCTCCGGCAGTGGCTCGCAGACTTCTGCGACATTCGTACAAGATTACGACCCGAGTGAAGCAAAAATTGCTATTTATTCTGACAGTTTAGGCACAGCTCAAATAAAAAAAGTATGGCAGCATAATAACGACAACTCGAGTACAAAAGCTGATAACAGCGACATTTATTTTACTGTAAAAAACAGCTCGGGAGTTGCTGTCAAGGCAACCGGTTCTGCGGGTAGCTATACTTATTCTGCAAGCGGATCTGTGAGCCAGTTCAAATTAAACTCAAGTAACACTTTTTTAGTAAAATCGTTACCTGCAGGAACATATACGGTATCTGAATACGGAAAGAATTCGGACGGCTCGATACCCTATTACACCCGAACAAGCGGTGCAAGCAAGACGGTAACCGTTACAGCAGGCGGTACGGGTACGGTCACTTATGCGGTTTAG
- a CDS encoding Rpn family recombination-promoting nuclease/putative transposase, whose amino-acid sequence MQKKNRFGNQSGWHAKRDSNIVKAKLDIIFKKLFTDEGNQHLLQAYLSDTLGIPYDSIENLVVLNSEIMPDSITEKYSRMDIRMKANGRLINVEMQIKDEGDYKDRSLYYLSKLYSGQLKSGEVYGSLNQCISINIINFNLFDCEKYHSSFSMREDSRNEQLTDKFTAHYFELKKIGKNIDKNNKQELWLRLINAETEDELDMLQQTGVKQIQDAVVVLHKMSADEKTRELAEMREKALHIEATEKAHARAEGEAVGLKKGEKRKEAEMISKMRKSGLSEEQIKAILNS is encoded by the coding sequence ATGCAAAAGAAAAACCGCTTTGGTAATCAAAGCGGTTGGCACGCCAAGAGGGATTCGAATATAGTAAAGGCAAAGCTGGATATAATATTCAAGAAGTTGTTTACGGACGAGGGAAATCAGCATTTACTACAGGCTTACTTATCGGATACGCTCGGTATACCGTATGATTCGATAGAAAACCTCGTTGTACTCAATTCCGAGATAATGCCGGACAGCATAACCGAGAAATACAGCCGTATGGATATTCGTATGAAAGCCAATGGAAGACTGATAAACGTTGAAATGCAGATAAAGGACGAGGGCGATTACAAGGACCGTTCGCTCTACTACCTGTCTAAGCTGTACAGCGGACAGCTTAAAAGCGGAGAGGTGTACGGCTCGCTGAACCAGTGCATTTCGATAAATATCATCAACTTCAATCTCTTTGACTGCGAAAAATATCATTCATCGTTCTCAATGAGAGAGGACAGCAGAAACGAACAGCTTACGGATAAATTCACGGCTCATTACTTCGAGCTGAAGAAAATAGGCAAGAATATCGACAAGAACAACAAGCAGGAGCTATGGCTCAGACTTATCAATGCGGAAACGGAGGATGAACTTGATATGTTACAGCAGACAGGCGTAAAGCAGATACAGGACGCAGTAGTTGTACTGCATAAGATGAGTGCGGACGAAAAGACAAGAGAGCTTGCGGAAATGCGTGAAAAGGCTCTGCATATCGAAGCAACCGAAAAGGCACACGCAAGAGCCGAGGGCGAAGCAGTCGGACTTAAGAAAGGCGAAAAAAGAAAAGAAGCAGAAATGATCTCAAAAATGAGAAAAAGCGGACTTTCAGAAGAACAGATAAAAGCCATCTTAAACAGTTAA